The Deinococcus aquaedulcis region TGCACGGTGGAGTGCCGTTTTGGTGGCCGTGTCGAGAAACAGAGCGAGCGCAGCCCCGAGGCTGCGCTGCTGGTAGCAGGTGGTGGGGATGGCCAGAAATGCATCTGCCAGAATGCGAACGATGCGAACGCGCTCCCCCGGAATCTGTGACGTAGACACTCCCAGAGTCTCCCGGCTGGGAGCGCTCTCCTGCTGTTATGCAGGTGCAACTCCTGAGTTGGTGGCTTCGCTGGACCTGTTGTGCGGGTTTTATAGACACATGCATGTTCGCCTCAACACGTGTGCCGAAAAGCCGTGGGCAGTGGTCAGAGGTACCCGTAGTTAATAAAAAATTCTGTGCCATAAAGCGTGCGCCCTAAGGTGAGGCATTCAAATTTCTGGGCAGCTGAGTGGGACAAAAATTCGAAGTCGATTTTCAGTGGTACCTATCGCGAATAGGGAAGTCCAGTGACATAAAATATGGGTCGAGAATGGAAGCGCCTCGATTTTCAAGCGAGTGGTTGGGCCACAAAATGCGCAGCGATCTTTACGATGCGAAGGGTCGCCAGACCATCGCGCTACCACGGGACATGACCTACTGTCAGGGCTTCACGTGACTGCTGTTCCAACTCAGTGCCAGGCATTACTCCAACGTCCTGAGGTGCTCACTTATGGGAACGCGCGCGGCAGTCTCGGTTCTCTCAGAACGCTCGTTCTATACGTCCACGGGCCAGCAGGCGCGATGCAGTGAACGACGAGCCTGTCCAGGATCATTGCGGCCAGTCGAAACCGAAGTGACGTCTGAAGCGACGGAGGAGCCAATGAGATCAGGTCTACAGCATCTGTATGGGTTGCGCCGAGCGAGTGAACCCGATGAGGTCCAGGCCACAGCGCGATACGGATGAACGGAGACACTGGGCCAAGCGACGCACCTGCAGTCATTGCCCTGCGCTACCTCCATCAACTGCGTGCTGGGGTCCAGCACATAACCTGACCGTTCCACTCACGGCATCCCTGTGACCGTAAGGCAAGAAGCCATCACGGGCATGCCCGTGGTGACGTTGACCCTACTCGCATCTGTCGTTCGGCTCAATTAGCTAAATGGAGAGGGCTGAACTCCATTCGGTACCAGGCATTGACCTGTGTTTATTTTTCTGGCGTCGACGTCTGGTCAGGGGCAGGGCGCGTCCACCCTCTACCTCGTTGGTACGTCATTTCGTGCCGCTTTAGAATCCGGCCGATCGTTCGGTACGAGATTTCCACACCCGTCTCTATGGTCAGGCGACGCGCGTGCTCGCGGAGTGAGGCGACAGGATCAGCGTCGAACTGGGCCAATACCTGCAGCTCAAGCTCAGGTGCCAATTTACGTGGCCGGCCTGTTGGCTGGCCGACGAAATACAATGTGCCCGCTGCATCCTGTTGCACGTAACGCCGCACAGTGTTACGGTGCACGCCCCAATACCGCGCCACCTGGTGGATCGGCATGCCCTTCTGCACATCTTCGACCACCGTTCCTCGCAACCAGCGTGAATAGGTCCGGCCATCCTCGAAATCGCGCACACCGTATTTTGTCGTATCGCTTCTGCCGTTTCAATAAGGGGGCCTATCATCCCATCGACAGGAGGACGGGTCGCACCAGAGAAAGGGTAAGCGGCCCACTGGGTTGTCCCCGCTCAGCACCGGTCATGCAGATGCGCGGTCAATTTCCTCTGATCATGCGTAGCACTGTGGGGCGTTGTAGTAACTAGGGCACCAGCCAGTGACAGTCCAGCAGGTTGTCCCTGGCTTGCCACCGTCCCTGTGCGGTCAGTCAGTCATTGCCCACGTGGATGCTCATGTTGCAGGGCGATTTCCTCCCTTGGCAGGTCCACTGATCTGCGCTTTGATGTGGAGCGGTAGGGCGTTCTGGTCCAACGTTCGACCGACCAATTACGCTGATCGGCAGGATCAGCACCCGAGCCTTGTTCGCATTGGGTCTACCCGAATCCCACATACTTCGTGGTGCCTGGACGAGCGGACCTGAGTGTGAGGCCAGCCATCGTGGCGTGATTAGGTCGCCTCGTGCCCAATGAACACACCTGACTCATGTGAGACGCAGGGGTCAGCGAAGGGTGATGACAGTCACCGCGCGGCCACAAGAACCACCTGATCCTCCCCGCAAGTCCACTGTCATTTGAGAGGGTCAACGCGTGCCTCGCCCCCTCACCACTGTTGCTTCACGAGGAAGAACGTGGCCGCTCGGTATTACGGAAGGTGCACCCGGAGGCTGAAGCGCCAAGCGCCCGCGAACTCTGCACTCAACAGACACGACAGGCGGTAGGCGCCCCAGGCTATGGTGTGCGGCTTCGGCGTGGCGACTTCACACCTGTCATTGAGATCAAACAGTCCCCCTGCGGTGGGTGCTTTCCCCGTGAGAGTCCGGATGAGGAGCGTCGCCATCTGGGTGCCGTAGCTACCCGGATACAGCACGGTGTCCTGTGCACCGGCGACCCACTGCGCCGAGATGATCCGGTCGTTCTGCCTCAACACGCTGACCACCTGAGGCGGCGCGTACGGTTCTCTACCGCGTTCACCGTTGATGACATAGCGCCATTCGCTGAGGCCAGCGCCAAGTGCGTCTTTCCCCACCAGGCGACAGGCGTAGACCTTGCAGAAAGAGGACTCGACAAAGGAAGCCTTTGTGCCCAACAGCGGCGTTGCTCCTGCCCAACCACACGCCAGGAGGAGGCTCAAGACCAGGGATCTCATGGCTGAAGCGTAGAGCGGATGAGGCGGAGTGACCGCCTCAGTTGCCCAAAGCGGAGTGAGCGCAGTGGCGCCATCTACCTGTTTGGCACTGCGAACTTGGTGGCGAGCGGCTGAACGAATGCGTTAGCCGCATACAGGACCCACCGAACAAACGACCTGCTGACCGTCGTCACAATGACTTCAGCTGATGGCTGAGACGGCTATCGAGACACAGCGGTGACTGCTTTTCAACCTGCCCCATCACCTGTGCCAGCGATAGGCTTGCCCCCAGAATCGGAGGACCCACTCAGCAGCGCACAGTGTTTTTGCAGGCCAGTCAATGCGCGGTGCTTACTGGAATGCACCTTTGATCCCTCATCA contains the following coding sequences:
- a CDS encoding helix-turn-helix domain-containing protein, whose product is MRDFEDGRTYSRWLRGTVVEDVQKGMPIHQVARYWGVHRNTVRRYVQQDAAGTLYFVGQPTGRPRKLAPELELQVLAQFDADPVASLREHARRLTIETGVEISYRTIGRILKRHEMTYQRGRGWTRPAPDQTSTPEK